TCCAAAGATCCACCTGGACACCAGTGGAAACATGGTCTCCCAAAACACCATCATTGTGGTGGCAGGCAATAAACTCCGTCTGGATGTGGAGATCACAGGAGAGCCAGCACCTACCTGTGTTTGGTCTAAAGGAGATCAAGTAAGGATGTGACGAGAAAAATATGAACACTTATTTGTTAATCCATGATATTGGAAGGTGAACATCTTTGTGCTGTATggcctgttttttgttgtgcGCTCACtatctcctctccctctttgtctcttccACCGGGCTTCATTTAAATGCTACCTCACCAGCAAACAAAACTGCTGTTCTGTTTAGATTTGACCCAACCAATGTGAATGTATGTGCCCACAGGCAGTCAGGGGCACAGGGGTGCAAACACAGGGACTGGAAATGTCTGTGCCCTAGGGGGACAGCTACATGCTTGTTTTGCCACAATGTCACATATGGGCTTTAGACCACTGGTAGGCCAAAGTGCAGCCAAAGTCTCTCTCTGGCTAACTCAACTGGCCCATAAATGCCCTTCTCATCAGCCCCATCATCTCTGTGATTTGCCCCAAATTCTCTCTGGTTACCCTGTGTGCCGCTGTGGGTTAACTTTAGGGGGAACCCTGCTTCTGAACTTGCACATTGTAGAGGAGCCCCTTTGTAATTTTCACACCTCCACTTTAGAGAGCCTTTGCACATACCTGACTAAAGAAAGCTGTGTTTTAAAGCTGAATTTTAGGGTCAAGTTTAACTCCACccacattttatgaaaataaatgtcgGTCTTAATCAACCTTGACTCATTTAGTTAGGTGTGCTTGACTCAGATGATTGCATCTTCAGCACTACTTTAAAATACCACTGCAAGTTACCCCACACTTAAAAGCACTTAAATGCTGAAATTAGTTTGCTGTTTGTTAGCCAATTACAGACACTGAAGGGCGCATAAGGGTGGAGGCCAGGAAAGATCTGAGCTGCTTCGTCATAGAGGGGGCAGAGAGGGAGGATGAGGGCAACTACACCATCTGTGTTACCAACCCTGCCGGAGAGGACAAGGCTATGCTGTTTGTGAAGATTGTGGGTATGTGAAGATCTTATCATAATGTCAACAGGCAATCCCGTGCTGTGATTTGGTGTGACGTGGTTTATAAGTCACCAGTTGTTAAATAGTTCACATGTATTTAATGTGGCGGTTGAGACGgttcaacacaaaaacaaaagccacaGACATAGCATTCACTTTAAACATCTGTTTACTGTAActataacccccccccacacacacacacacacacacgtactaTCCAAACCAACTGTACCGAGGAAATTTGCCACTGGGAGCTGATCAATAACCAGATAGATACGGTTAGCAAGTTACAAACACATGACAgtgggatatacagtatatttgtgtgATTTAACAGCTTCACTTAACTAGACTTCACTAAACTACACTTTAAACGTAGCACTCGGGCATTAAAAGATGCTGGGCGCCATTTAGATAACGTTTTAGCTGTTGCTTTGTAGTCTAAGGGAAGAGTATGGACATgcatatgaaaataaaaaagatgttgGACCTCATTGCTTCTTTGATACAATCATTTAGCGTCAATAATCATAATTAGTTATGTAACACTTACTTAACACACAAGAAATTTCCTCCTGTCAACAACACACTCACTTCCGTCGGCgcttatgtatttgtgttgtaacttttgcgtttgtgttgtagcttttgcgtttgtgttgtagattttgtgtttgtgttgaaccGTCTTGGCCACCGTAATTTTAAGCTTTTCTGATGTACATTAAAACTAACTGTTATCGTGTTTTAGATGTGCCTGACCCCCCTGAGAATGTCAGATGCACATCCGTGGGAGAGGACTGCGGCACCATTGTTTGGGATGTCCCCAAGTTTGATGGCGGTGCTCCACTCAAAGGTGAAGAATGAACATTGCCTTCACTTGTTCATATTTAATGGGCTTTGCATATGGGATTTTGATAACATTTCTTGGGTTTCTGGGTGTATTCAATTATTATTCTGCCTGTGTTTCATGGTTTCTTGGTTTCTCCTTCACCAGGTTATCTcatggagaggaagaagaaaggcTCCTCCAGATGGACAAAACTCAACTTTGATGTTTATGAATCGACCACATATGAGGCTAAGAGGATGATTGAAGGTGTTATGTATGAGATGAGGGTGTTTGCTATCAACAGCATTGGCATGTCTCCGCCAAGTATCACCTCCAAACCCTTCATGCCAATTGGTACGTATCACAGCCATTTTCACTCCATCTTTCTTGGCTTCCTCCATTTGTGCGCCTACCCATCTTCAGTCAACCCCGTGATTCTCCtgagtctctctttctgtcacccTCAGCCCCAACTAGTGAGCCAATACGTCTGTCAGTGCATGATGTTACAGACAGCACATGCACCCTGAAGTGGCTTGCCCCCGAGAAGATTGGAGCTGGGGGCCTGGATGGCTATGTTATTGAATACTGCAAGGAAGGAGGTGATGAGaccaaacattttgtttacaatgaTTCATACACATATGGAGAATTTAACAAAATTCTCTAATTAAATTGCAACTTAAAGGCATTTTTTGGTTAGTTTTAAATGGAACAGGTCATAGACCCAAAGAGAGAATGAATATATGTGATAGAAGAAGACCATGAAAAGTAATCAGATTTCAATCCCACTCACTGTGATCTACTGCATGTAATTCTCTTTACATCCAGACACTGAGTGGGTGGTGGCAAACCAGGAACTTTGTGAGAGGCAGGGATTTGTGGTGCGTGGCCTTCCAGTGGGGGAGAAGATCAACTTTAGGGTGGTGGCAGTGAACATCGCTGGACGCAGTCCTCCAGCTGTGCTTGGACAACCCGTCACCATCCGTGAGATCATGGGTGAGTTAGAGAGTACttgtaaacatattttatgGATTATATCTCATATTCAGTTATGGCATTTTAGTGCTTCTTATGGTTTATATAGACAGACACATATTTCTATTTGTATAGtacaatactgtatattttaataacAAGTCTTTTCCTGCTTTAGAGCATCCTAAGATCCGCCTCCCTCGCGAGCTGAGAACAAAGTACATCAGGAAAGTAGGAGAAAAGATCAACCTGACCATCCCCTTCCAGGTTAGAAACAAACCTCTGCTAAGGTTTTAGATTGGTTCCATATATTGCATGAAAGCTCTGTACTAAAATATGTGATATCGAAAATAATACCAGTGGGAAACTGGTAATAAACCAtaacaaataaatgcataatGTCTATGAGGGGAGTCTGTTTACAGGGAGTACTACTGCACATGTGAAATTCTTTCATATGTGTGGCTCCAAAGGGAGctgcattaaataaaaaggcaatatCTGAGTTTCTGCTGCATGGATTTTTTCTTCACAGTCCATCAGTCAGTGTTGTAGAAGTGCAATGCAAAATTGGTGGTATACTCTTTTAAGAATAAAATCCACATTTACCATATGCACACAAGTTAGATTTTGTTTAACACTATTATTCATCGTAGGAGTGCCCTTTTCACCCTGCTAACTTTAACGAGAAACACTCTGAAAGGTCTAAAGAAAATGAGATTCTACTTTTCTTGTTTATAATCAGTACCTTATAACATATACTGTGTCTAGGTTTCTGTTTAGGATGTTGTCTGTCAAGTATTGTATGTTTACAGCTCACACAGTATAACTAACCATGCACCACATTAAAATCAAaagacttttttatgttgtgcCATCAATCATTTTGGATTAGTAAATGTCATATCTGTAataaaaagactaaaagcaaatatttttttatactaaAAAAAAGGCCAATTTCTGTGTCTTATAGGGTAAGCCTCGCCCTGTTGCAACCTGGTACAAGGATGGTCAACCCATTGACCCCCAAATGGTCAGTGTCCGTAACTCAAACGTGGACACCATCCTTTTTATCCGGAgtgcagagagagagcactCTGGAACATATGAGCTGGTGCTAAAGATCGAGAACATGGAGGACAGAGCAACCGTCGTCATCAGGATTGTTGGTAAGGTTGTCAGCTCTCTGCAACTGGGGACATCCATTTCTACTTGTGCTAAAATGTTGTTACTTTATCCATCAGTGTCAGCAATTCCGTGACAACTATTCGTTTCTTTGAAGAAAACCACTTCTGAAATTCAACACAACTGAAATGCTCTGACATTTAATCCATTCAGATAAACCTGGCCCACCTCTGAACGTGAAGGTGACAGAGGTCTGGGGCTTCAATGCAGCACTGGAGTGGGCCCCCCCCAAGGACGATGGCAACTGTGACATCACTGGATACACCATCCAGAAGGCAGACTTCAAGACCAAGGTGAGaaaggaggtggaggggggtAGCATTTCAAACCTACAGTAGATCATCCCTACAGTCTGCTGCATGTACAGTAGGGCCTGCAGCTCAACAATAATGCTGCGAATACAGTGTCAGACACTTTTACTATATGCCCACTTGAATTTaacattatcacattttttctctctacagGAATGGTTCACTGTTTATGAACACAACAGACGGACAAACTGCACGGCTTCAGATCTGATCATGGGCAATGAATACATGTTCCGTGTCTTCAGTGAAAACATCTGCGGCCTGAGCGAGGAGGCGCGTGTAAGCAAGAACACGGCTGTCATCGCCAAGAAAGGTGTGTGTAGTCCAGCAGGTGTTTGTTTGTAGTGGATACGGCATTTTATACAATCGTCCTCACCCTCCCACCTTTCTCCATAGGCCTGGAGATCAAAACAAACCCCTACAAGGAGAAAGATATGTCCTGTGTGCCCAAGTTTACTCAGCCCCTGATTGACAGATGTGCAGTGGCCGGTTACAGTACCGCCATCAGCTGTGCCGTTAGAGGCTTCCCCAAGGTAAACCTGCATTTTAAAATAGGCCGCGAAGTGTGACTCACAGGAGGCGTCTGACACTGCCGGTTCTcataagctaaaaaaaaaaaaaggtctgaacTTTGCTGTAAGAGAGACATGTACGCAGATCTACCAGCAGCAGcctttcaatttcaaacaacATTGCGCGAAAAGACAAATTTTCTGTAATCTAACATTGAAATGTTGCATCTGATgattaaataactttattttttccatatctCAGCCTAAGATCGTTTGGATGAAGAACAGGATGATCATCGGTCAGGATCCCAAGTTCTTGATGCAGAACAACCAGGGAGTGCTGACCCTTAATATTCGCAAGCCAGGAACCTTTGACTCTGGAAAATACTCCTGCATGGCTGTCAATGATCTGGGCCAAGACGAAGTGGAGTGCAAGCTGGACATCCGAGGTAAGAACAGAGGGGATGAGAGGGGCTGCAGGGCTGGAGGCAGATGGGAGGGGAGGGATGAAGGAGGGGGAGCGTTGGTAATTTGAGTGCAGGAGGACTTTATTTTGTGGTTTGGAATACAGAAGATTACGAGGTTAGTTTTACTTATGTGACGCACACTCAAATCTAAAAGCTGACTGTGTTTTTACGATGACAGCTGCaatagaattgaattgtttGAATGTGGATGTGAAACAAAATACTTGCCATTCAATTAGGGCTTATGTCAACAAAATCTAACTCTCATCATCTGTCCTGTTATCCCACAGTTGCCGCAGACCCGGAGAAGAAGTGAGAAACCGAACAGCAAAGAATGTGAAATCATATGAACCAAACTGTGAATGTCAGTATTTAGAATACACTGTCACAgagtgaataaaataaaatgtagctATGCCTGCTATACATAAcgatttatttcaaatgtatgttCTATTAAAGTTAGTTAACATACtttacatttgtagtttttagtCACACTAACAGCATTTGTAGAAGTGAAGCTCACAAGCCTCTCCACACACATAATCAggatattaaaatacattacacGTATTATTAGAGAAGCACCTTTCTGTATATTTGGCACATCTGTGACAGTTGTCCACACTACACCTCCCTGGAATAGTGTGCTCTCCTCCTGTGGATTGCCACTCCTATGCTGAACAACAGTGCCACTGCCAGGACACCCACAGCCACTGCAAGAGCTGTTATGACACCTGTGGGAGGCAGAAATCCTGTTTAGGGTACCTAGAATGTGGAACATTTGGAAGATTTCCAAAAGTcttgatatttttaaatcagacaGTCTGTGCTGAAAATCCCCACATTGGTCCCTAAAGTGAATAAAGGAATAATCATATTGCAGCGAAGTGTGAGAAGCCGCTTAGGCCAAAATTGAATACTTGACTTGGGTGCACATATATACTGATACTATGCACTTGCACAATCATGGATACTCATGTGcttatacacatatacatacagtacatacgtACACATGTATGCATCCATACCCTGAGAATGTGTATAAGTATGAGGCTATATGAGTGTGAGCATTTATGCATGTGCGTACTTAGTAGgtgtatgtgcgtgcatgcgtgtttgtgtgcttagTAAGTACGTTTGTTACATATGTTCCCATACCATTCCAAACCTGGGACTTCCATACCTGGGTGAAAGTCACAGGTTTGTGTGAACCGACCTCCTACATCATGAacattcatactgtacatacgaagcacacacatgcagtacatacTCTCACTTATATACCCTCATACTCATATCCATTCTCATTTATGCATGCTTGTATATATATAAGAATGTGTTTCTATACACATGGGGGTATGGATATACAGTTTGTGCAAGTGTTTTATACCGGTATACATGTATTTACAAGTGAAGTATGCAGGCAAAGCATTAACAATGTCAAAATATGTATGGAAACATAAGTCATTGCAAAcaggagaattaaaaaaaacaacttctttaCCTGTGCTTGACAATCTTGTGTTAAACCCGCACTCGGCCTCTGACTGTTCTGCCACCACGTCCCGCACCAGCTCAGTGACCATGGGCAAAGGGCAGGGGTTCAGCCCGTTGCATCCGGGCACAGGGTTGGGGTAGGGGTCGTGTTTGGAGTCATTGCGGTAATACAGCTCCAGAGAATAGGAACTGTGAAATTACAGTATCATCTCATTACCACAATGTGATGACATACATGTGCTATGTAAACAGGGTTGTATCATGTGCTAATTTGTCCATTGCAGACCCAGATGGCTTCGAGATTTCTATCGAATTGAAAAGGAAACTGTAGTTGAATGGTTCGGTGCGGCTAAACAGTGGGATGCAATTGCTCAAAATCTGATGGTCTTTTGCCATCTGACCTAGATAGTGTAATTAAGTATGCAAAGAGCAGGCAGGATGTCATTACCCATCATTCTCCTGGTAGAACTCAAAGAGTTGACAGGCAGCGTAAGGAGGGAGAAGGCCGTTGTACACGTCCAGAGCTGCCTGCAGGGTGATGAGGGTAGAGTCGTGCTGGAATGAGAAACATCAAGGAGGTGAGTATGTGAAACAGCAGTTTGCGTGataaattataaatgtgtgtatgtgcccaAACGGTGAACTTACGGCTGAGTACATAATGAATTTCAGAGTGCTCCCTTGCTCTACGGCCCTGGAGAAATTCCTCAGGATGGCATTGAGCAGCACCCCTGGTAAATAAACACATCAGTGTCAACAttgcaaatcattttttttcccacaaaccAATTGTTTTGACCTTACTGAGCACCCTATCTTAGCGCTGTAATCATCTTTGTCCCATTAGCTCATATGTGCTAATATGCTTTGAAAGGCTGGCCCAGCACTTTACACTGTCTGAAGCATAACCAATGCCTCAGCCTGCAGTCACAACATCacatacaataacttttttaacaaaataaaaaattattctCACAAGAGTGTTTTGATTTAATTGCCTCTAATGTGACTCCTCACCTCCCGAGAGCCtggccttttcttttctcttgtgaCTGAGGATGCTGTACATGACCTCAAATGATGCAATTCTCTTTAGGGTGTCCAGAACATCTTGGGTGGCCCAGCGAGGGAGAGTCAAGTTATGGATCCTCTGCACaagaaataaatcacattacaCAACACATGAATTGCagtaaaaagtgtttaaataGGTCAAACTCGTCTCCATTATCCCAGCTATTTTTAGCACCAGTCTGAAGATAACAGAAGCTAATTTTGCAAGTGTGAATGAAAGTATTCAACCTGGCCTAATATCCACCCATCTCCTAGTGCTTTAAttatcatttaaatatgttgtcaCATTCATGTCTCACTGTATGGATACAAATTATTTGCCCCACGCTCCAGGcccctctccatctctgtgcAGATGTGTTGAAGAAAACTGATTCTTTTTGTTTGACTCTCATTGCTCTGCAGCTGGTATCAGTTGTTAAAGCATTTGTAAACGGCAGATGTGTGAAAAAGAAAGTCTACCTGACAAGTAAGAGTGTCGTAAACCCTCcatatttttttcccaaccAGTTTGGAGACAGGGTAGCCAGTGTGGTTAGAAAGTCCCTCCACAAAGTACTGCAATGTAAAGAAAAGAGTTAGAAAATTAGATCCAACCAGTGGCGTAAGAcatattcagatcctttactcaCTTACTTACCAGTAGCAAAAGTAATCTATTACAAGTGAAAGCTACTGCATTTAAAATCACATGTAGTATTTTACTGTTGAATATGACCAAAGGTGGAGTTAGTTTTAACAACTTTTACACAGTTTGGTAGAGCAAGTAAGTGTAAAGTACCATGAAAGGATAATACTTAAGTTAAGTATAACACACCCACTGGGGTACTTTGCAGTGGTCCTACAGATTCTAGATTTGACACACCAGAATCAGCAAGAATGTACCACAGCGTGGCCTATGTAGGCAAACCTTGGCTCCTACTGTACAGTGTTGAGACCGTTTGGCATTCACATATAAGTCTAGGAGAATGGAAAAGTAATCAGACAACATTTGCTTTGCAAGAGATTCTAGCAGAATATAGGGCTGAACTGACTCTCTGCTGTTTAGAGggcaaagcaacaacaacaaaaaagaaaaaagggaagcCACACTTTTTGTATATTTAGATATTGACATATACCTCACATGTGTACctgcacacagagaaacacagaagaaatGAGAGCCAGCAGTGTTTGATGTGAGTAGACCACAGACTCAAGGCACACTCAGATACACCttcctaccccccccccccactcacacacacacacacacacacacacacacacacacacacacacacacactcccaatcAGTGCCAATTAGTTAAAAAGTGAATGACACCCTCTTTCATAAGTATCTCAAAACTGCACTTAAGTACACTACTTTTTACGCTCCATCACAACATTCAAATCATCATTCTCAAATGTTTGCagaaaatgcaaatttaaaTGCTCTTTATGTAGGTATTAAAcattttggggttgtttttgcAGATGCACTAATAAGATAACTAAACAAACATTGGTCGGTTAATGGTACAGATTTGCATTCTTTATTGATTCTGTGATTGTTGTTTACTTCAGCCTTTGGTCAAACAAGACAGTGAGAAATGGCACCATCTTGCCTCCAGCAGAGGGTGTAAAAATTCAACGCAGGAGGCCCTGTCCCGATCTGAAACACCACCTTAGTAGGCAGCACATGGGACTCAGtttaattaaaacctttttattgtaATTCTTAATCTAATTCAATCCAACCGTTAATTAGCTTCACTGAGAATGTGAGAGAATTTGCACTGTGTTGCTTTTTCGAGGCACTGTAGTCACCGTGCCTGAGAAAATCACTGACAGGACATGATGTCTACAGCATAACTAACACGTCCACTGGAGGTGCTGATAACGGTGGCACCAGCAACTgcgaaatatactgtatatttcactGTTTTGCACAAATGTGCATTTCACAGTGTTTACAAATCAAGGCTCGgataagaagaaaagaagtagCTGAGGTGAGAAAAAACTGGATTATTATTCACAGGAGTTCTGATTATATAATtatactgataaaaaaaaaaacagagttacAAACAAGTTTTTAGTGTTTAACAGGCACATGACTCACGGAAAAGTGGTGTTTAACACAAACTGAGCTGTGAGTAGAACGTTCACGTCATTAGGCAGACACAGAGGATGAGTGTATTTAGATGactctcttcttctgtggtttgTCTTACCTGGTGAGCCCTTAGGAATGTCTGGTACTGCTCGCTTTCGAAGGTCTCCGTCATCAGTGCTCTGAACCTTGGACAGTCTTTGCCTGGAGACTTCAGCAGCTTGAGAAATCGAAAACAACCGCACATCAGTGGAAAGAATGCACATTAACTGCAGGTACTGCAAGTCTTCTGGGCACAATTATATGTTCATTTCACACTTTAAAACAGAAGGGAATTTCAGCACAGCAGGTTCACAGCTGAGGTGAACACAGACAGCAACACAGAGCAAGAAACACATTAACTTGTACAAGTTTCTGTTCGGCTGTGTGTGGCTGCCGTGTGAAAGGAAATATTGATGTGGCTCAGCAGCCCACCTTGTCCTGGGCCCTGGGGATGGTGTGCACTGGAACGGGCCGCCACAGTAACTGGGGCATGATGGGAGGCAGGCGTCTGGTTGGGGGGAACATCCCAGCTAGGCAGGCCTGGGCACTCATCAGAGTGCGGTCGTAGTCAGTGCTCCTCACATATAGCTGTTGGAAACAAGGTGGGAACATGGTGTTAAAGTGCATCTGTATTTGTACTCTGGCACGAATTCCTACTGTATTCTTCCAAATTAAACAATCAGGCTTACTATTTTATAGAAGTTGAAAATGCACTTGGAAACTAAAAAAGAATCACATTTGGAAAGTAGATGGTTTCTAAAATAAAGATGCAAAAATGAATGCACTCAGCAACGCAGCAGTGTATCATGAGTGTGCTGTGTTTCTCCCAAGTCAACTGAGGTATTCCCTTAACAAGAAGAGGAGGGGAGTGAGAAGAGATCCAAATggatgagagagggaggggggcaaGATCCGTCTTACTGTGATCTTTTTTGACATCAGCCTTCGCTCGTCTATATCTCTCCATCACCCCGTGTCAGGTCTTTGCACACAGTAAATCACGCTGACATGGTTGGATGTTCCTGTGATGCCGAGAATgctgcccccctcccccttttttttgtcaaattaaaacagaCATGGCAGGGTGGCTGAAAGGTACAGAACAAGTTGACAGAGACTTGGGCGACAAAATGCCAATGACAGGTCCTAAGAAGAGCTGTTATTTTTGTAGTaattgtgtgttatttatgCGAGGGAGAAGAGGACTaaatggatggagagagagagggtggtaATAGAGAgctaggtaaaaaaaaaaaaaggaaacagcgAGTGTAAAGAAAACAGACAGCAAAAGAAAGCGGAAATCAGATCATCGTGACAGTTTGCTGAGCATGCAGCCCAACATATATTTTGCCAACTGCACTGTACAAGAAGCGCAGAGACAAAATTACCCCTCATGTTACAGCAAATTGCAAGGCAACGGCAGTTATACCACCATCATGATTCATGCTCATTAACGTAGTGTATGATGTTACAGCTAATACAGACTGTGGCTGGCACACGAATGGGCCGAGGGCATGCATGGCAACGGCATTGGGTGACACTGAAGCGGGGGACGtcagaaaaaactgaaatttacacacatacattggTGTCAGCACATTTATGTCTGTATCCATGCAAACACCTACCTCTTTGTTGTTGTAGTCCTCACTGAGAAAGTTGCCATAACGCCTCCTTAGAAAGCCACCCAGCTCAAACTGTTGTTTCATGCCCAGCTGAAAGGAAAATTGCCATCACTGTTAATCTTTGTCGAAGATGATCTTTTGCGGTATATTTGGCAGATTTGAGGTCCAACTCAACTCATTTACATAAATTAACACAAACTACAGGGCCTCCTAGAGCCATAAATGATTTATTCACTGTAAACCGGCTAATTGCCAGAGACCAGAAcaatgtcacagtaggaaaggAATATACTGTAATGAAAAGTCTATAACAAGCTTTTCTTCCATCTCAAGAGGGATTTTATGTTGCACACAACATAAGTGAACTATATTTTTACTCCATATCTGAAGCTACTGCACCTGTACAGAGCTACAAAACGAGTTTAGACTTTTTGTACCAAGTCGGTAGGTTTTACTTTAGCCTCCGGTACTTTGGCCCTGAGGTACAAAACACAACGTCaaattagaaaaatacaaaacgcaagaaaatattattttaattaggtttttaatttttttttttgtgttttctataatgttgttgtgttttgcacCTCAGGGCCAGTGTACTTCAGCCCCCCATGACCCTGTGGGTATACGAAAATGGACAGGTTGATGGATTTTATACAATGTATAAAGATAAAAGctctttgtttagttttttttacaaacttgcTTCtcaaaatgatgatgataacatgcaagcacacacacacacacacacacatacctataCACACAGAATATGATAAGTAAATATGGTTTACTTCTAGCCCACTAGTATTCAGGTAACCTCCCACATGTCCTTCTCTACtgtatttccatgtttttactttattgtatGCCTTGCTGTACAACCAATTACCCTCCGGGGACAATAATAAAGTGGAAAGTAGAAACAGTACCCAGTACCCAGTACCCAGTACCTCAGTGAGCTGTCCGAATCCCTGAGCCCACACTTCCTCTCCATGTGGATCCTTGGGATACGATTCAATGGGCGATCGATCGCCATGTCGGAACACcttaaaagtcataataaattaTGTCACATGGAATTAGACGCCATACTGCTGTGCCAGCCGTTACACTGTGTACTTACCTTAAAAATAATCCAACCTGAGACAGAGGTCAGA
This sequence is a window from Etheostoma cragini isolate CJK2018 chromosome 21, CSU_Ecrag_1.0, whole genome shotgun sequence. Protein-coding genes within it:
- the mybpc2b gene encoding myosin binding protein Cb isoform X22, giving the protein MPEPVPAEKQDGQEAQPETDDAPPTDGEQGSSELTGLFVEKPPENVVAVAGADVTLIARVDSSTLTRKPTMKWLKGKWMDLGSKAGKHMQFKETYDRNTKIYTYEMKIIKVVAGDAGGYRCEVTAKDKCDSSTFEISVEAAQQEQQQADILSAFKREGAGEDDGDLDFSALLKATKKKKKVKEEPEIDVWELLKSAHPSEYEKIAFEYGITDLRGMLKRLKKMKVVEPKHSEAFLKRLESCYSVEKGKKIVLRCEVVDPDTQVKWLKNGQEIKPSAKYIIESSGNVRTLTINRVSLADDAAYECVVGEDKCFTEVFVKEPPVTITKLMDDYHVVVGERVEFEVEVSEEGANVMWFFEDIELHKDKDTKYRFKKDGRKHTLIIQEATLDDIGMYHCWTNGGHTKGELEVEEKQLEVLQDIADLTVRATDQAMFKCEVSDDKVTGKWFKDGVEVLPSERIKMTHIGRFHRLIIDEVKPEDAGDYTFVPDGYALSLSAKLNFLEIKIDYVPRQDPPKIHLDTSGNMVSQNTIIVVAGNKLRLDVEITGEPAPTCVWSKGDQPITDTEGRIRVEARKDLSCFVIEGAEREDEGNYTICVTNPAGEDKAMLFVKIVDVPDPPENVRCTSVGEDCGTIVWDVPKFDGGAPLKGYLMERKKKGSSRWTKLNFDVYESTTYEAKRMIEGVMYEMRVFAINSIGMSPPSITSKPFMPIAPTSEPIRLSVHDVTDSTCTLKWLAPEKIGAGGLDGYVIEYCKEGDTEWVVANQELCERQGFVVRGLPVGEKINFRVVAVNIAGRSPPAVLGQPVTIREIMEHPKIRLPRELRTKYIRKVGEKINLTIPFQGKPRPVATWYKDGQPIDPQMVSVRNSNVDTILFIRSAEREHSGTYELVLKIENMEDRATVVIRIVDKPGPPLNVKVTEVWGFNAALEWAPPKDDGNCDITGYTIQKADFKTKEWFTVYEHNRRTNCTASDLIMGNEYMFRVFSENICGLSEEARVSKNTAVIAKKGLEIKTNPYKEKDMSCVPKFTQPLIDRCAVAGYSTAISCAVRGFPKPKIVWMKNRMIIGQDPKFLMQNNQGVLTLNIRKPGTFDSGKYSCMAVNDLGQDEVECKLDIRVAADPEKK
- the mybpc2b gene encoding myosin binding protein Cb isoform X25, translating into MPEPVPAEKQDGQEQGSSELTGLFVEKPPENVVAVAGADVTLIARVDSSTLTRKPTMKWLKGKWMDLGSKAGKHMQFKETYDRNTKIYTYEMKIIKVVAGDAGGYRCEVTAKDKCDSSTFEISVEAAQQEQQQADILSAFKREGAGEDDGDLDFSALLKATKKKKKVKEEPEIDVWELLKSAHPSEYEKIAFEYGITDLRGMLKRLKKMKVVEPKHSEAFLKRLESCYSVEKGKKIVLRCEVVDPDTQVKWLKNGQEIKPSAKYIIESSGNVRTLTINRVSLADDAAYECVVGEDKCFTEVFVKEPPVTITKLMDDYHVVVGERVEFEVEVSEEGANVMWFFEDIELHKDKDTKYRFKKDGRKHTLIIQEATLDDIGMYHCWTNGGHTKGELEVEEKQLEVLQDIADLTVRATDQAMFKCEVSDDKVTGKWFKDGVEVLPSERIKMTHIGRFHRLIIDEVKPEDAGDYTFVPDGYALSLSAKLNFLEIKIDYVPRQDPPKIHLDTSGNMVSQNTIIVVAGNKLRLDVEITGEPAPTCVWSKGDQPITDTEGRIRVEARKDLSCFVIEGAEREDEGNYTICVTNPAGEDKAMLFVKIVDVPDPPENVRCTSVGEDCGTIVWDVPKFDGGAPLKGYLMERKKKGSSRWTKLNFDVYESTTYEAKRMIEGVMYEMRVFAINSIGMSPPSITSKPFMPIAPTSEPIRLSVHDVTDSTCTLKWLAPEKIGAGGLDGYVIEYCKEGDTEWVVANQELCERQGFVVRGLPVGEKINFRVVAVNIAGRSPPAVLGQPVTIREIMEHPKIRLPRELRTKYIRKVGEKINLTIPFQGKPRPVATWYKDGQPIDPQMVSVRNSNVDTILFIRSAEREHSGTYELVLKIENMEDRATVVIRIVDKPGPPLNVKVTEVWGFNAALEWAPPKDDGNCDITGYTIQKADFKTKEWFTVYEHNRRTNCTASDLIMGNEYMFRVFSENICGLSEEARVSKNTAVIAKKGLEIKTNPYKEKDMSCVPKFTQPLIDRCAVAGYSTAISCAVRGFPKPKIVWMKNRMIIGQDPKFLMQNNQGVLTLNIRKPGTFDSGKYSCMAVNDLGQDEVECKLDIRVAADPEKK